The following proteins are encoded in a genomic region of Mahella australiensis 50-1 BON:
- a CDS encoding RNA-guided endonuclease InsQ/TnpB family protein gives MRLKKNEPDTKQRVIQFELNPNKEQCIILSALTYASSKLWNVANYERITWTKESGNPYPDWYEQKARLKESFWYKNLPSQTAQEVLKQLDEAWSSFYKLKKTGGIENPRPPKYKHSNFNIRYLNKGFVISDGVIRLTVPKQQKLYMKQKYVLDTDFLYIQIPDRYKNFTGKAKVIEIIPIPRSNKYKINIIVDLPATQYQQDNAIYMAIDLGVNNLMTCYTSTGKSMIISGRQLLSINRYFDKEIAHHQSITYAQQAASGAKHKKSSRRIQQLYTKRKKQVHHLLHTATKQVIDFAEQEGVTAIIIGDLSHIRDDKDMGKVNNQKVHKWPFKKVEELLTYKAADRGIFIDKQEESYTSQCSPYATEVSEASAQKSNRKYRGLYVVDSKAYNADCVGAYNILKKYLCRVGKPNPAVVALDTPEMYRWDGYSFIGNPKLANLLAM, from the coding sequence GTGAGATTAAAGAAAAATGAACCCGATACAAAGCAGAGGGTTATACAATTCGAGTTAAATCCCAATAAAGAACAATGCATTATATTAAGCGCTCTGACATATGCCTCATCAAAGCTTTGGAATGTGGCAAATTACGAGCGAATTACCTGGACGAAAGAAAGCGGCAATCCCTATCCGGACTGGTATGAACAAAAAGCGAGGCTAAAGGAAAGCTTTTGGTACAAAAACCTGCCATCGCAAACAGCTCAGGAAGTGCTCAAACAGCTGGACGAAGCTTGGAGCTCGTTTTACAAGCTGAAAAAGACCGGCGGTATAGAAAATCCAAGGCCGCCTAAATATAAGCATAGCAACTTCAATATACGGTACCTGAACAAAGGGTTTGTTATATCAGACGGAGTTATCAGGCTTACAGTACCAAAACAGCAGAAGTTGTATATGAAACAAAAATACGTTCTGGACACAGACTTTCTGTACATACAAATACCTGATAGATATAAAAACTTTACTGGCAAAGCAAAAGTCATCGAGATAATACCCATACCCAGGAGTAACAAATATAAGATTAATATTATCGTCGATTTGCCAGCAACCCAATATCAACAAGATAACGCAATATACATGGCCATCGATTTGGGAGTTAACAACCTTATGACATGCTATACGTCCACAGGCAAAAGCATGATCATATCGGGTAGGCAATTATTGAGCATAAACCGCTACTTCGACAAAGAGATAGCACACCATCAGTCGATAACATATGCGCAGCAAGCAGCGTCTGGGGCAAAGCACAAAAAGAGCAGCAGGCGGATACAACAGTTATATACAAAACGCAAAAAGCAGGTCCATCATCTTCTGCATACAGCCACCAAACAGGTTATAGACTTTGCTGAGCAAGAAGGGGTGACTGCCATTATTATTGGTGATTTATCGCATATTCGAGATGATAAAGACATGGGTAAAGTTAACAATCAGAAAGTTCACAAATGGCCGTTTAAGAAAGTAGAGGAGCTGCTTACATACAAAGCTGCTGACAGAGGCATATTTATTGACAAACAAGAAGAGAGCTACACCAGCCAGTGCAGCCCATATGCAACAGAGGTATCAGAAGCGAGCGCCCAAAAGAGCAATCGTAAATACAGGGGCTTATATGTGGTAGACAGTAAGGCCTACAACGCTGATTGTGTTGGAGCGTACAATATACTGAAGAAGTATCTGTGTAGGGTTGGCAAACCCAACCCAGCAGTAGTGGCGTTGGACACGCCGGAGATGTACCGATGGGATGGATATAGTTTCATCGGGAATCCGAAGCTCGCCAATTTATTGGCGATGTAG
- a CDS encoding SDR family oxidoreductase, whose product MATESMAYELAPHGIRVNAIAPGLTLNDEQKNEHKAFIELIEKSIPMRRTGHVKDIAQAAVWLASDEADYITGITLRVDGGLNLPMMQALIEGRQTFI is encoded by the coding sequence ATGGCCACCGAGAGCATGGCCTATGAGCTGGCGCCTCATGGAATTCGCGTTAATGCAATAGCTCCCGGCTTAACGCTCAATGATGAGCAAAAGAACGAACATAAAGCTTTTATTGAATTAATAGAAAAATCCATACCTATGAGAAGAACAGGGCATGTCAAAGATATAGCTCAAGCCGCGGTATGGTTGGCATCAGATGAGGCCGATTATATAACCGGCATTACCTTAAGGGTAGACGGCGGATTGAATCTTCCAATGATGCAAGCATTAATAGAGGGGCGGCAAACCTTCATATAA